One Chanodichthys erythropterus isolate Z2021 chromosome 22, ASM2448905v1, whole genome shotgun sequence DNA window includes the following coding sequences:
- the LOC137013351 gene encoding coiled-coil domain-containing protein 152-like, protein MKKLTAVDLTKLVKDFIQLEHKITEMKGENNTLEIQLDETSRFLKLAHNKEKQLTEEKDGLLETVKGLQHTLQQQCDLRVENERLKHEALQMKKENEAQIEESKTQLQRLAAEMKALQDQHQRELEDRDKETQRKLDAKDTELKVAHERNECALEEMRRQMREKEKEKQSQIIKLQMEFGAKLARAQSMSARSQPQTQASAPHPQNIFKRKLQFIQDEKNKEIEALRQRVKELEQQSLYGLMDPRLKRRKN, encoded by the exons ATGAAAAAGCTAACTGCCGTCGACTTGACTAAACTTGTGAAAGATTTCATCCAACTGGAGCAT AAAATTACAGAGATGAAAGGGGAAAATAATACTCTTGAAATACAACTGGACGAGACTAGCAGATTTCTAAAACTCGCACATAACAAGGAGAAACAGTTAACTGAAG AGAAAGATGGACTTTTAGAAACTGTCAAAGGTCTGCAACACACATTACAACAACAGTGCGACCTCAGAG TTGAAAATGAAAGGCTGAAACATGAAGCTCTTCAgatgaagaaagaaaatgaagctCAAATAGAG GAAAGCAAGACTCAGCTTCAAAGACTTGCAGCTGAGATGAAAGCACTGCAAGATCAACACCAGAGGGAGTTGGAAGACCGTGATAAAGAAACACAAAGGAAAT TGGATGCTAAAGATACTGAGCTGAAAGTGGCTCATGAGAGAAATGAATGCGCTTTGGAGGAGATGAGAAGGCAAATgagggagaaagagaaagaaaagcaaaGCCAAATCATTAAACTTCAAATGGAG TTTGGTGCTAAGCTTGCAAGGGCCCAGAGCATGTCTGCAAGGAGTCAACCACAGACACAAGCCTCTGCTCCTCATCCTCAGAACATCTTTAAAAGA AAGCTCCAGTTTATTCAGGATGAGAAAAACAAAGAGATTGAGGCTCTGCGTCAGAGGGTGAAAGAACTGGAACAGCAGAGCCTTTACGGATTGATGGACCCTCGCCTGAAGAGGAGGAAAAACTGA